One Hemibagrus wyckioides isolate EC202008001 linkage group LG09, SWU_Hwy_1.0, whole genome shotgun sequence DNA segment encodes these proteins:
- the LOC131359042 gene encoding antimicrobial peptide NK-lysin-like codes for MQALFQLGVLLLILGAAQCKDQLLSDKDLEVYTYERDLQEEDGVPGLCHVCTKLVGQVLKMIGNEVSKNSIDQALNKVCEKLKVIQSPCKKLINKYRGKLVNIIMSTRQPKRVCKLLKLCIFHENKM; via the exons atgcaggCTCTTTTCCAGCTTGGAGTTTTGCTTCTAATTTTAG GAGCGGCGCAGTGTAAGGATCAGCTCCTCAGCGACAAAGACCTCGAGGTTTACACGTACGAGCGCGATCTGCAG GAAGAAGACGGCGTTCCTGGTTTGTGTCATGTGTGTACAAAACTCGTGGGTCAAGTCCTTAAAATGATTGGAAATGAAGTCTCAAAG AACAGCATCGATCAGGCTCTTAACAAAGTGTGTGAAAAACTGAAAGTTATACAAAGCCCTTGCAAGAAATTGATTAATAAATACAGAGGAAAGCTGGTTAACATCATCATGTCTACAAGGCAACCCAAGAGAGTCTGCAAACTTCTGAAACTGtgcatattccatgaaaataaaatgtaa
- the LOC131359043 gene encoding antimicrobial peptide NK-lysin isoform X2: MQALFQLGVLLLILGAAQCKDQLLSDKDLEVYTYERDLQEEDGVPVKCNVCTKLVGQVLKMIGNEVSKNSIEEALNKVCEKLKLLESPCKKLINKYREKLVNIIMSEKKPHAVCKRIKLC; this comes from the exons atgcaggCTCTTTTCCAGCTTGGAGTTTTGCTTCTAATTTTAG GAGCGGCGCAGTGTAAGGATCAGCTCCTCAGCGACAAAGACCTCGAGGTTTACACGTACGAGCGCGATCTGCAG GAAGAAGACGGCGTTCCTGTTAAATGTAATGTGTGTACAAAACTCGTGGGTCAAGTCCTTAAAATGATTGGAAATGAAGTCTCAAAG AACAGCATCGAGGAAGCTCTTAACAAAGTGTGTGAAAAACTGAAACTTCTAGAAAGCCCTTGCAAGAAATTGATtaataaatacagagaaaagCTGGTTAACATCATCATGTCTGAAAAGAAACCCCACGCCGTCTGCAAACGAATCAAACTGTGCTAA